The Sporosarcina ureae genome includes a region encoding these proteins:
- a CDS encoding DUF1850 domain-containing protein — protein sequence MKSRKIVLLLTFLIAIVMLIIWFYPYRQMIVLEEVRSEQPKAYYLPLHENRNFQVQYIHSIHLSNVIEQYRITDNGKLRFEFMQYEDVAIGLPGYAEEGETLQVEDGVYTLTFENRVIDSFVLYIGRVNADLSLRYEQQDYHLKEFLQKGHSYEFHVAKVSNYKLLKGVRLNGK from the coding sequence ATGAAATCACGAAAAATCGTTCTTCTGCTGACGTTTCTGATAGCAATTGTAATGCTGATCATATGGTTTTATCCATACAGACAAATGATCGTACTTGAAGAGGTTCGGAGCGAACAGCCAAAAGCGTATTATCTTCCATTACACGAGAATCGAAATTTCCAAGTTCAGTATATCCACTCGATCCATTTGTCCAATGTGATAGAGCAATATCGCATTACCGACAATGGAAAGCTCCGTTTCGAATTTATGCAGTATGAAGACGTAGCCATCGGATTACCAGGTTATGCCGAAGAAGGCGAAACACTGCAAGTAGAAGATGGTGTTTATACGCTTACATTCGAAAACCGCGTGATAGATTCGTTTGTTCTCTATATAGGTAGGGTGAATGCAGATCTGTCTTTGCGATATGAGCAACAAGACTATCATCTAAAAGAATTTCTTCAAAAGGGTCATTCTTATGAATTTCATGTGGCGAAGGTGTCAAATTATAAGTTGTTAAAAGGAGTCAGATTAAATGGAAAATAA
- a CDS encoding YjcZ family sporulation protein, producing MYGCYPSQGFGGCGYGGGYGGGYGGRYGGSSFVLIVVLFILLIIVGRSYF from the coding sequence ATGTACGGATGTTATCCATCTCAAGGCTTTGGCGGTTGCGGATATGGCGGGGGATACGGCGGAGGATACGGCGGAAGATATGGCGGTTCTTCATTCGTCTTGATTGTAGTTCTGTTTATTTTATTGATTATTGTAGGCAGAAGCTATTTCTAA
- a CDS encoding RluA family pseudouridine synthase yields MMKRKQVTSTVKEYTVEEPIELLPYLLKIMSKSSRNSVKSILTRGQVMVDGQMTTKHNQPLAPGQKVEIQSNKAAINVSKLVGVSILHEDDDLIVINKDAGVLSVASEKEKDQTAYREIMKYVKRSHPDNRIFVVHRLDRDTSGVMMFAKNEETQQALQSTWNDSVKERLYTALVEGKVRTESGTISSWLTENSAFRVYSNPTDNGGQHAITHYRKVQANKDCSLLEVLLETGRKNQIRVHMEELGHPVMGDKKYGATGNPLRRVGLHATALAFLHPRTGELVRFEAEVPQVFITRSK; encoded by the coding sequence ATGATGAAAAGAAAACAAGTAACATCTACTGTAAAAGAATATACAGTAGAAGAACCAATTGAACTACTACCGTATTTATTGAAGATCATGTCAAAAAGTAGTCGGAACTCGGTGAAATCTATTCTTACACGTGGCCAAGTGATGGTGGATGGTCAAATGACAACGAAACATAATCAGCCATTGGCTCCTGGACAAAAGGTTGAAATCCAAAGTAATAAAGCGGCTATAAACGTATCGAAGTTAGTTGGAGTGTCTATTCTGCATGAAGATGATGATCTTATCGTGATCAATAAAGATGCAGGGGTTCTTTCTGTAGCGTCAGAAAAAGAAAAAGATCAGACTGCTTATAGAGAAATTATGAAGTACGTAAAGAGAAGCCACCCTGATAATCGAATTTTTGTCGTGCACCGTCTGGATCGAGATACATCAGGCGTAATGATGTTTGCAAAAAATGAAGAGACACAGCAAGCTTTGCAAAGTACATGGAATGATTCCGTAAAGGAACGTTTGTATACGGCACTTGTCGAAGGGAAAGTACGAACAGAATCTGGAACTATTTCTTCTTGGTTAACTGAAAATAGTGCGTTCAGAGTGTATTCAAACCCTACTGACAATGGCGGTCAGCATGCCATTACTCATTATAGAAAAGTACAAGCAAACAAAGATTGTTCGTTGCTTGAAGTACTTTTGGAAACCGGTCGAAAAAATCAAATTCGTGTGCATATGGAAGAATTGGGACATCCTGTTATGGGGGATAAAAAATATGGTGCTACAGGTAACCCATTACGTAGGGTGGGACTTCATGCTACAGCATTGGCTTTTTTACATCCACGTACAGGGGAGCTGGTTCGATTTGAAGCAGAAGTGCCTCAGGTTTTCATTACGCGTTCTAAATAA
- a CDS encoding stage VI sporulation protein F, with protein MNDSFFKKIESKTGVPMEEVFALANAIQYADFKDEKQVRKIVQKVSQVANKDVPQSVEDELVNSILTSGKGLNLNDISQMLGGK; from the coding sequence ATGAACGATTCATTCTTTAAAAAAATAGAATCTAAAACGGGTGTGCCGATGGAAGAAGTCTTTGCATTAGCAAATGCCATCCAATACGCCGATTTCAAAGACGAAAAACAAGTGAGGAAAATTGTTCAAAAAGTAAGTCAAGTAGCAAACAAAGACGTGCCACAATCAGTAGAAGATGAATTAGTCAACTCGATCCTGACGAGTGGTAAAGGGCTGAATTTGAACGATATTTCACAAATGCTTGGCGGTAAGTAA
- a CDS encoding aldehyde dehydrogenase, whose translation MAMTELELEMIMNKQKRYYTSGVTRSISFRRMMLEKLYKAIQKHEKEISDALHKDLHKHPFEAYVAEIGFVLSSITHMLDHLDEWAAPEKVKTPLHLQPATSLIVKEPYGTVLIIGPFNYPFQLLIDPLIGAIATGNCTVLKPSEDACHTAAIVDKMISSVFPPEYVSVVHGEKEETQLLLGAPFDYVFFTGSAKVGKIVMKACAERLTPLTLELGGKSPAVVDHTADIKKAAEKIVWGKYMNAGQTCIAPDYVVADVSIYDELIYEMKSAIRRFYGKDAQKSTDYGRIIADRHFDRLAKILDQDQAYIVEGGKTDATDKYIEPTILALSDWKSASMQDELFGPILPVLPYDNLGIAIQQISMLPKPLAAYFFTENDEAADHFIEVLPFGGGCINDTISHVANIHLPFGGIGPSGMSQYHGKASFETFSHSKSMMKKSTAVSVPIAFPPYKGKLPLVKRIIR comes from the coding sequence TTGGCAATGACCGAACTGGAACTTGAAATGATTATGAACAAACAGAAACGATATTATACATCAGGAGTAACACGTAGTATTTCATTCCGAAGAATGATGTTGGAAAAACTGTATAAAGCGATTCAAAAACATGAAAAGGAAATTTCAGACGCATTGCATAAAGACCTACACAAACATCCATTTGAAGCATATGTAGCAGAAATAGGATTCGTTTTATCCAGCATTACCCATATGCTCGATCACTTGGATGAATGGGCAGCCCCTGAAAAAGTGAAAACACCGCTCCATTTACAACCGGCAACGAGCTTGATCGTGAAAGAACCATATGGCACTGTATTGATTATCGGACCGTTCAATTATCCGTTCCAACTATTAATTGATCCGTTAATTGGTGCGATAGCAACAGGGAACTGTACCGTGTTAAAACCTTCAGAAGATGCATGTCATACAGCAGCTATTGTAGACAAGATGATTTCTAGTGTATTTCCACCAGAGTATGTATCTGTAGTGCATGGTGAAAAAGAAGAAACGCAACTATTACTTGGCGCTCCATTTGATTATGTATTCTTTACTGGAAGTGCAAAAGTAGGGAAAATTGTCATGAAAGCTTGCGCGGAGAGATTGACTCCATTGACGTTGGAGTTAGGCGGAAAGAGTCCAGCTGTTGTCGACCATACTGCGGATATCAAAAAAGCAGCGGAGAAGATTGTGTGGGGTAAGTACATGAATGCAGGCCAAACGTGTATAGCGCCTGACTATGTAGTGGCGGACGTGTCGATTTACGATGAATTAATCTATGAAATGAAAAGCGCTATCCGACGTTTTTACGGAAAGGACGCACAAAAGAGTACGGACTACGGACGCATCATCGCAGATCGTCATTTCGATCGATTAGCGAAAATACTAGATCAAGATCAAGCATATATCGTAGAGGGCGGCAAGACAGATGCTACGGATAAATATATCGAGCCGACCATTTTAGCGCTGTCAGACTGGAAGAGTGCCAGTATGCAAGACGAATTATTCGGTCCGATCTTACCTGTCCTGCCCTATGATAATTTAGGTATCGCAATTCAGCAAATTAGCATGTTGCCTAAGCCACTCGCTGCATACTTTTTCACTGAGAACGACGAGGCAGCTGATCATTTCATTGAAGTATTACCATTTGGTGGCGGTTGCATCAATGATACGATTTCGCATGTTGCAAATATTCATCTACCGTTTGGTGGGATAGGGCCTTCTGGCATGAGTCAATATCACGGAAAAGCAAGTTTTGAAACGTTCTCTCATTCAAAATCCATGATGAAAAAGAGTACGGCAGTCTCGGTACCCATTGCATTTCCTCCATACAAAGGTAAGCTTCCATTAGTGAAGCGTATCATTCGCTAG
- a CDS encoding heavy metal translocating P-type ATPase — protein MTSEKNVYRLQNLSCTSCAAKFEKNIRQIDTVEDVQLNFGASKLTVAGEASLLQLEEAGAFDGIKVFPEKQRISKQHTPFWKKRENQTTIASLVLLLAGYAVSTTNGDHNWLSIALFLSAILIGGFSLMKEGLTNLSKLEFDMSTLMTIAVIGAALIGDWAEGAVVVFLFSVSEALESYSIDKARNSITSLIEIAPTTATVLRGTNEYEVDVEDLRINDVILIKPGQKIAMDGEVIQGDSSVNQAAITGESLPVHKAVGDEVFAGTLNEEGAMQVRVTKLAEDTTIAKIIHLVEEAQAEKAPTQQFIDRFAKYYTPAILIFSLLIMIIPPLVMGGVWGEWFYKGLVVLVVGCPCALVISTPIAIVTAIGNAARNGVLIKGGIHLEETGQIQVVAFDKTGTLTEGRPEVTDVLTVSSLTEDQVLQQAASIEKFSQHPLASSIMRAAEKSPLGLLAVDQFQSITGKGAKAVIGEHVVYVGSPNLFREMNTVEESIEQQILVLQKQGKTVMLVWSESRLEGIIAVADQVRTSSLKVIEKLHKMGKKTVMLTGDNQSTALAIGEQLGLSEVKAELLPDQKVEMVKSLTQYGKVAMVGDGVNDAPALATANIGIAMGGAGTDTALETADIALMADDLEKLPYTIKLSSRTKQVILQNISIALGLKIIALLLIIPGWLTLWMAVMADMGATVIVVINSLRLMKNNI, from the coding sequence ATGACTTCTGAGAAAAATGTCTATCGCCTGCAGAACTTATCCTGCACAAGTTGTGCTGCGAAATTCGAGAAGAACATCCGACAGATTGATACTGTGGAAGATGTGCAACTGAACTTTGGAGCATCCAAGTTAACAGTTGCGGGAGAAGCCTCTCTTTTGCAATTAGAAGAAGCAGGTGCATTTGACGGGATCAAAGTATTCCCTGAAAAACAGCGGATTAGTAAACAGCATACGCCATTTTGGAAAAAACGTGAAAATCAAACGACTATTGCTTCGCTAGTTTTACTACTAGCAGGGTATGCAGTATCTACCACGAATGGTGATCATAACTGGCTATCGATTGCTCTGTTTCTCTCTGCTATTCTAATTGGCGGATTCAGTTTGATGAAAGAAGGATTAACGAATCTTTCCAAACTTGAATTTGATATGTCTACATTGATGACCATCGCAGTCATCGGTGCCGCGCTCATTGGTGACTGGGCAGAAGGTGCAGTAGTCGTCTTTTTGTTCTCAGTCAGTGAAGCGTTAGAAAGTTACTCAATCGATAAAGCTAGAAATTCTATTACATCATTAATTGAAATTGCTCCCACGACTGCGACTGTACTCCGTGGTACTAATGAATATGAAGTAGATGTGGAAGACTTGCGGATCAATGATGTCATATTAATTAAACCTGGACAAAAAATTGCGATGGATGGTGAAGTTATCCAAGGTGACTCGTCCGTAAACCAGGCCGCGATTACAGGTGAGTCTTTGCCTGTTCATAAGGCAGTTGGAGACGAAGTGTTTGCAGGCACATTGAATGAAGAAGGTGCAATGCAAGTCCGTGTGACAAAGCTTGCTGAGGACACTACCATCGCCAAAATCATACACTTAGTGGAAGAAGCACAAGCGGAAAAAGCACCGACACAACAATTTATTGACCGTTTTGCGAAATACTATACACCAGCTATTTTAATTTTTTCGTTACTGATCATGATCATACCACCACTTGTCATGGGGGGAGTATGGGGTGAATGGTTCTATAAAGGCCTTGTCGTGTTAGTCGTTGGCTGTCCTTGTGCATTGGTCATTTCCACTCCTATTGCAATCGTTACAGCAATCGGCAACGCTGCACGTAATGGAGTATTGATCAAAGGTGGCATCCATTTAGAAGAAACAGGACAAATTCAAGTCGTGGCGTTCGATAAAACAGGTACGTTGACTGAAGGGCGTCCTGAAGTAACAGATGTCTTGACGGTTTCGTCATTAACCGAAGATCAAGTATTGCAACAGGCAGCGTCTATCGAGAAGTTCTCTCAACATCCATTAGCCTCATCGATTATGCGAGCGGCTGAGAAATCACCGCTTGGATTACTAGCTGTAGATCAATTCCAATCCATTACAGGCAAAGGTGCAAAAGCTGTGATCGGAGAGCATGTAGTGTATGTAGGCAGTCCCAATTTATTCAGAGAAATGAATACAGTGGAAGAGTCAATTGAACAGCAGATTCTAGTATTACAGAAGCAAGGCAAAACCGTCATGCTCGTCTGGTCTGAATCGAGGCTAGAAGGAATCATAGCAGTAGCGGATCAAGTCCGTACAAGCAGCTTGAAGGTGATCGAGAAGCTTCATAAGATGGGTAAGAAAACTGTCATGCTAACGGGTGATAATCAATCCACAGCGCTAGCAATTGGAGAGCAACTCGGCTTATCGGAGGTCAAAGCAGAATTATTACCTGACCAAAAAGTCGAGATGGTTAAATCATTGACTCAATATGGCAAAGTGGCAATGGTAGGTGACGGAGTGAACGACGCACCGGCGTTAGCTACAGCAAATATCGGTATTGCGATGGGTGGTGCAGGAACTGATACTGCACTTGAAACAGCAGATATTGCACTGATGGCAGATGACTTGGAGAAACTTCCATATACTATTAAATTGAGCTCACGCACTAAACAAGTCATATTACAAAATATTTCGATCGCACTGGGTTTAAAAATCATTGCGTTATTACTCATTATTCCAGGCTGGCTAACATTATGGATGGCGGTCATGGCGGATATGGGTGCTACTGTCATTGTCGTAATAAATTCATTGCGACTCATGAAAAATAACATATAA
- a CDS encoding phosphatidylglycerophosphatase A, protein MDEGKNIVHSDIVTAATKDALIRRGVTIQDIAKIVYELQVPYNKGLSLEQCVDSVESVLRKRELQHAILVGVELDEMAERGQLSEPLQQIVESDEGLFGVDETIALGAVYTYGSIAVTTFGHLDKNKVGIINDLDTKKGIGIHTFLDDLVASVAACAASRIAHRTRDLQEAGLTFKDVQNGKK, encoded by the coding sequence ATGGATGAAGGTAAGAATATTGTTCATTCGGATATCGTGACAGCAGCAACAAAAGATGCGCTGATCCGTCGTGGAGTTACAATTCAAGATATTGCAAAAATTGTTTATGAACTGCAAGTACCCTATAACAAAGGCTTGTCACTGGAACAGTGTGTCGACTCAGTAGAAAGCGTTCTTCGAAAACGTGAATTGCAACACGCCATATTGGTTGGGGTTGAATTGGACGAAATGGCTGAAAGAGGTCAGTTATCGGAACCACTTCAGCAAATCGTTGAATCCGACGAGGGCTTATTCGGAGTCGATGAAACAATCGCTTTGGGTGCGGTATACACATATGGTTCAATCGCAGTGACTACATTCGGTCACTTAGATAAGAACAAAGTCGGCATCATCAACGATTTGGATACAAAAAAAGGAATTGGTATTCATACGTTCTTAGATGACTTGGTAGCAAGTGTGGCAGCGTGTGCGGCATCAAGAATCGCGCACAGAACACGTGATTTGCAAGAAGCGGGCCTAACATTTAAAGATGTGCAAAATGGCAAGAAATAA
- a CDS encoding YjcG family protein: protein MKYGIVAFPAKKLQDLANGYRKRYDPHYALITPHMTLKNPFEANDKEIEEVANALKDITIKNSPFELNVTKVGSFAPTTNTIYFKVVPNDEILALHKDLNVDFYHDENNYAFVPHITIAQNLTSGEHDDVINQMKMVGVDHSEVIDRIHLLYQLEDGSWTVYETFRLDRES from the coding sequence ATGAAATACGGTATTGTTGCATTCCCTGCAAAAAAACTTCAAGATTTAGCAAATGGCTATCGGAAAAGGTATGATCCCCATTATGCGCTAATCACACCCCATATGACGCTGAAAAATCCTTTCGAAGCGAATGATAAGGAAATTGAAGAAGTAGCAAATGCGTTAAAAGACATTACAATTAAAAACAGTCCTTTTGAGTTGAACGTTACAAAAGTAGGCTCTTTCGCGCCGACTACGAACACTATCTACTTTAAAGTTGTACCAAATGATGAAATTCTCGCGTTACACAAAGATTTAAATGTAGACTTCTATCATGATGAAAATAATTATGCGTTTGTTCCCCATATTACCATTGCGCAAAACCTGACTTCTGGTGAACATGATGACGTCATTAACCAAATGAAAATGGTAGGTGTTGACCATTCGGAAGTCATCGATCGCATACATTTACTTTATCAACTAGAAGACGGATCATGGACAGTGTACGAGACCTTCCGTCTTGATCGTGAGTCTTGA
- a CDS encoding GNAT family N-acetyltransferase, which translates to MIVSLDLQITVKIVTDEKGQQDAYTVRKKVFVEEQGVPLILELDEHDQEAIHFVVYDETDQPIGAGRMRGLVNAHGKIERICILPEHRGKHLGFLIMNTLEEHAIKNSMKKLVLNAQSYAVPFYEKLGYVVTSPEFMDADIPHRAMEKSLKNY; encoded by the coding sequence TTGATCGTGAGTCTTGATTTGCAGATTACAGTTAAAATCGTCACAGATGAAAAAGGACAGCAGGATGCGTATACTGTCCGCAAGAAGGTATTTGTGGAAGAGCAAGGCGTTCCGCTGATTCTCGAGTTGGACGAACACGATCAGGAAGCTATACACTTCGTCGTCTACGATGAAACAGATCAACCAATCGGTGCCGGCCGAATGAGAGGTCTAGTAAATGCGCATGGTAAAATAGAAAGAATTTGTATTTTACCTGAACACCGCGGTAAACATCTTGGTTTTTTGATAATGAACACACTAGAAGAACACGCAATAAAGAATTCCATGAAAAAACTTGTTCTCAATGCACAGTCCTACGCTGTGCCTTTTTATGAAAAGCTAGGTTATGTTGTAACATCTCCTGAGTTTATGGATGCGGACATTCCTCATCGCGCCATGGAAAAAAGTTTGAAGAACTACTAA
- a CDS encoding alpha/beta hydrolase has product MNPGKIEEIRFYSNELQEEMELLIYLPTRYSPLYKHNVMLVSDGKDYFQYGRIGRIVDELMEEEIIEPVIIVGIPYKTVQERRRMYHPEGDRHKAYIRFLAHELIQYIDETYPTYQMGSSRMLMGDSLAASISLLTALKYPNCFGKVVLHSPFVNEQVLESVEANQNPANLSIYHVIGDKETYVPTTADGRLDFLTPNRELHKVIKEKRFPYYYAELNGDHTWKSWQPDIRRALIEINSL; this is encoded by the coding sequence ATGAATCCAGGAAAAATTGAAGAAATCCGTTTTTACAGCAATGAACTACAAGAAGAGATGGAACTGTTAATATATTTACCAACACGCTACTCCCCTTTATACAAACATAATGTCATGCTCGTATCAGATGGCAAAGACTATTTTCAATACGGACGGATTGGCCGAATTGTTGATGAATTAATGGAAGAAGAAATCATTGAACCTGTCATCATCGTAGGTATTCCATACAAAACGGTACAAGAACGCAGACGTATGTATCACCCAGAAGGTGATCGACACAAAGCGTATATCCGCTTTTTAGCACACGAGTTAATTCAGTATATTGATGAGACCTACCCAACATACCAAATGGGTTCTTCCAGAATGCTTATGGGTGATTCTCTGGCAGCATCTATCTCTTTACTGACCGCTTTAAAATATCCAAATTGCTTCGGGAAAGTAGTGTTGCATTCACCATTCGTCAATGAACAGGTACTTGAATCAGTGGAGGCCAATCAAAACCCAGCCAACCTATCTATTTATCATGTGATCGGTGATAAAGAAACCTATGTACCCACAACGGCTGACGGCAGATTGGATTTTCTCACACCTAACCGTGAGTTGCATAAAGTCATAAAAGAAAAAAGATTTCCTTACTATTATGCAGAGTTGAATGGAGATCATACATGGAAGTCATGGCAACCTGATATTCGCCGTGCGTTGATCGAAATAAACAGCCTTTAG
- a CDS encoding TAXI family TRAP transporter solute-binding subunit has protein sequence MKKNSLRLLALVSMLALLVLAACGNDEKADGDKDADGNKEEGKTEQDYKFLSLLTGGTQGTYYPLGGSFAEFITQETGIKTTAEVSQASAANMTALKDGDANIAFVQTDIAYYASKGEMMFDGDVVDEVSAIGSLYPETIQLVTLEKSNIKTFEDLKGKSVSIGAPGSGTAANAEQLLEIHGLALSDIKAQNLDFGESQESLQAGQIDAAFITAGTPTGAVEGLNATSKVFIVPVEDDKAEELIEKYPYYAKEMIPAGTYGSEVETPAVSVGAMLVMQNDISEELGYQITKAIYENASKIQHAKGALIKAENGLNGIGIPVHPGAQKYFDEVN, from the coding sequence ATGAAGAAAAACTCACTTCGCTTACTAGCGTTAGTTTCCATGCTTGCGCTTCTTGTGCTCGCAGCTTGCGGCAACGACGAAAAAGCTGACGGAGACAAAGATGCTGACGGAAACAAAGAAGAAGGTAAGACAGAGCAAGACTACAAGTTCTTGAGCTTACTTACTGGGGGAACACAAGGAACTTATTATCCACTAGGTGGATCATTTGCTGAATTCATTACCCAAGAGACAGGAATCAAGACGACTGCTGAAGTATCTCAAGCATCTGCTGCGAACATGACAGCGCTTAAAGATGGAGATGCAAACATTGCATTCGTACAAACAGACATCGCATATTACGCTTCTAAAGGCGAAATGATGTTTGACGGAGATGTAGTCGACGAAGTATCTGCGATTGGTTCACTTTACCCTGAAACCATTCAATTGGTTACATTAGAGAAGAGCAATATCAAGACGTTTGAAGATCTAAAAGGCAAAAGCGTATCGATCGGTGCTCCAGGTTCAGGAACAGCGGCCAACGCTGAGCAATTACTTGAAATACACGGTTTAGCTTTAAGTGATATCAAAGCACAAAACTTGGACTTTGGTGAGTCACAAGAAAGTCTGCAAGCTGGACAAATTGACGCTGCATTCATTACAGCTGGAACTCCAACAGGTGCTGTTGAAGGTCTAAACGCTACTTCTAAAGTGTTTATTGTTCCAGTGGAAGACGACAAAGCTGAAGAATTAATCGAGAAATATCCATACTATGCGAAAGAAATGATCCCTGCTGGAACGTATGGTTCTGAAGTAGAAACACCTGCAGTATCAGTAGGTGCAATGCTGGTTATGCAGAACGATATTTCTGAAGAACTTGGTTACCAGATCACAAAGGCAATTTATGAAAACGCTTCGAAAATCCAACATGCCAAAGGTGCTTTGATTAAAGCAGAAAATGGTTTGAATGGTATTGGTATTCCTGTACACCCAGGTGCTCAGAAGTACTTTGACGAAGTAAACTAA
- a CDS encoding TRAP transporter permease, with translation MENNKDREKDIPTISDEEVGTLSEQEQLEILQKYDPESNTRNLKGLLGKIVFFGLLAFSIFQLYTAIGKPFTAQIQRSIHLGFALSLIFLMFPARKKIGIRRDKVPFYDIILALLAIAVGLYWPLFIDELVFRVGRVSDLDLIIGILAVLLTLEAARRAVGLPITIISVVFLAYAFFGPYFPGFLAHRGQSVENLVQLMFFTTDGILGTPISVSATFIFVFLLFGAFLVKTGVGNYFNDLAVVLAGRLTGGPAKVAIFSSALQGTISGSSVANVVGSGSYTIPMMKKLGYRKEFAGGVEAAASTGGQIMPPIMGAAAFLMVEFIGGVTYWEIAKAAAIPALLYFTGIWIMTHFEAKRVGLQGMDASQIPNRKATLKKIYLLLPILGIIVFLLAGIPTMKAALLGIVLTIAVSAISKETRIGFRDMIDALVDGARTALAVAAATACAGIIVGVVVKTGLGLSLATGLISAAGGNVLLTLIFTMFAAIILGMGSPTTANYVITSTIAAPAIITLLMLDEPTGAAVPIVVAVSAHLFVFYFGIIADITPPVALAAFAASGISGGDPIKTGVTSAKLAIAAFIIPYMFVFNPAMLMLDSSITEIVWVTLTAIVGMVAIGAGLIGFWYNKLNWIMRIITLGTGMLLIYPETMTDIIGLLLFIILFAFQWMGNKKNNTPKLASN, from the coding sequence ATGGAAAATAATAAAGACCGGGAAAAAGATATTCCCACAATCTCCGATGAAGAAGTGGGCACGCTTTCTGAGCAAGAGCAACTCGAAATTCTTCAAAAGTATGACCCTGAATCCAATACGAGAAATTTAAAAGGCTTACTTGGTAAGATTGTATTTTTCGGCTTATTGGCATTCTCGATATTCCAGTTGTATACAGCGATCGGTAAACCGTTCACAGCTCAAATCCAACGGTCTATTCACTTAGGATTTGCTTTATCACTTATTTTCTTGATGTTCCCTGCTAGAAAAAAGATCGGTATACGCCGTGACAAAGTGCCATTCTACGATATTATTCTTGCTTTATTGGCTATAGCCGTAGGTTTATATTGGCCGCTATTTATCGATGAACTAGTATTTCGTGTAGGGCGAGTATCCGATCTGGATTTAATTATCGGGATTTTAGCAGTTCTTCTAACACTAGAAGCAGCAAGACGTGCGGTAGGATTACCAATCACGATCATCTCCGTGGTGTTTCTGGCTTATGCATTCTTTGGACCCTATTTTCCAGGGTTCCTAGCACATAGAGGACAAAGCGTCGAAAATCTCGTTCAATTAATGTTCTTTACAACGGATGGGATTCTCGGTACACCGATTAGTGTATCCGCTACCTTTATATTCGTGTTCTTGTTGTTCGGGGCATTCTTAGTCAAGACGGGTGTAGGTAACTATTTCAATGACTTGGCAGTAGTATTGGCAGGTCGTTTGACCGGTGGACCTGCGAAAGTCGCAATTTTCTCAAGTGCTTTGCAAGGTACCATTTCAGGTAGTTCCGTGGCAAACGTTGTAGGATCCGGTTCATACACGATTCCAATGATGAAAAAGCTAGGTTATCGTAAAGAATTCGCTGGCGGAGTAGAAGCAGCAGCCTCTACAGGTGGACAGATTATGCCACCGATTATGGGAGCCGCTGCCTTCCTGATGGTGGAATTCATTGGCGGTGTGACGTATTGGGAAATTGCCAAAGCGGCCGCTATCCCGGCGTTGTTGTACTTCACGGGTATTTGGATTATGACTCATTTCGAAGCGAAACGTGTTGGGTTGCAAGGTATGGATGCCTCACAGATTCCAAACCGTAAAGCAACACTGAAAAAGATTTATTTGTTACTACCGATTTTAGGGATTATTGTTTTCTTGTTGGCTGGTATTCCAACGATGAAAGCTGCCTTACTCGGTATCGTGTTGACAATCGCTGTTAGTGCAATCAGTAAAGAAACAAGAATTGGATTTAGAGATATGATTGACGCGTTAGTGGACGGTGCTCGTACAGCATTGGCTGTAGCAGCGGCGACTGCGTGTGCAGGTATTATTGTCGGGGTTGTTGTCAAGACAGGTCTCGGGCTGAGCTTGGCAACCGGCTTGATCTCAGCAGCTGGTGGTAATGTTTTGCTTACATTGATTTTTACGATGTTTGCAGCTATCATTTTAGGTATGGGTTCTCCGACGACAGCAAACTATGTTATTACGTCAACGATTGCAGCACCTGCCATCATTACATTATTGATGTTGGATGAGCCTACAGGTGCCGCTGTGCCGATTGTAGTAGCAGTGTCTGCACACTTATTCGTATTTTACTTTGGTATCATTGCCGATATCACACCGCCAGTTGCATTGGCCGCCTTTGCCGCTTCTGGTATTTCGGGTGGAGATCCGATCAAGACGGGTGTCACTTCTGCAAAATTGGCGATTGCCGCCTTTATCATTCCGTATATGTTCGTCTTTAATCCGGCGATGTTGATGCTCGACTCGAGTATAACCGAGATTGTATGGGTGACCTTGACTGCCATTGTTGGTATGGTCGCCATTGGGGCAGGCTTAATTGGTTTCTGGTACAATAAACTGAACTGGATTATGCGAATCATTACGCTGGGTACTGGTATGTTATTGATCTATCCTGAAACCATGACAGACATTATCGGTTTACTATTGTTTATTATCTTGTTCGCATTCCAGTGGATGGGCAATAAGAAAAATAATACACCTAAATTAGCTTCAAATTAA